A genomic window from Methylorubrum extorquens includes:
- a CDS encoding ATP-binding protein, translating into MSDDVDAQGHVQPGVAGFMDDDNAYLRTLRERMPARSQAILARLDQVNEVYVTCRRDTILAEAFETFMEDFLSTSGGRRREADIFFLTGESGAGKTAAVGRLLRQNPVLQPTLTSFGTVRPYVSVKLSGYTLPRIVAQQIISESGHRVKAGTRQGDAWNEMSPALRRRRVILVHIDEVQHLIRNDGTDLARIADAIKGVSIASDWPVAFVLSGLPGIRALAKKDEQFERRARWVHFPDLTMPEEEGLVIRILKKLSEASGLGIGSMADTDMPCGVSPMLPDTVTPELANLSSPPSIKPCVPRMTRRSCCAAISRWPTPVGLARATTTR; encoded by the coding sequence ATGAGCGACGACGTGGATGCCCAGGGCCATGTCCAGCCCGGCGTTGCCGGCTTTATGGACGACGACAATGCATACCTGCGCACGCTGCGCGAGAGGATGCCCGCGAGGAGCCAGGCCATCCTTGCTCGCCTGGACCAAGTCAACGAGGTCTATGTCACCTGCCGGCGCGACACGATTTTGGCCGAGGCCTTCGAGACTTTCATGGAGGATTTCCTGTCGACGAGTGGAGGCAGACGCAGGGAAGCCGACATCTTCTTTTTGACCGGCGAGAGCGGGGCGGGAAAGACCGCGGCCGTCGGACGGCTGCTACGGCAGAACCCGGTCCTGCAGCCTACCCTAACCTCCTTCGGGACCGTCCGCCCCTACGTATCCGTCAAGCTCTCCGGATACACGCTGCCACGTATCGTGGCCCAACAGATCATCTCCGAGTCCGGGCATCGCGTTAAGGCCGGGACGAGGCAAGGCGACGCCTGGAACGAGATGTCCCCGGCCCTCAGGCGACGACGCGTCATCCTCGTCCACATCGACGAGGTCCAACACCTCATCAGGAATGACGGCACAGACCTGGCTAGGATTGCGGACGCGATCAAGGGCGTTTCCATCGCGAGCGACTGGCCCGTGGCGTTCGTCCTCTCCGGGCTCCCCGGCATCCGGGCGCTCGCAAAGAAGGACGAGCAGTTCGAACGCCGCGCGAGATGGGTCCATTTCCCGGACTTGACGATGCCCGAGGAGGAAGGGCTCGTGATCCGCATCCTCAAGAAGCTGTCTGAGGCTTCCGGCCTCGGTATCGGCTCAATGGCCGATACCGACATGCCGTGTGGCGTATCGCCCATGCTTCCCGATACCGTTACGCCCGAGTTAGCCAACTTGTCGTCGCCGCCATCCATCAAGCCTTGCGTGCCACGGATGACCCGGCGGAGCTGCTGCGCGGCCATTTCGCGCTGGCCTACGCCAGTCGGTCTCGCGCGCGCAACAACAACGCGATGA
- a CDS encoding AAA family ATPase: MTPKKTPAHTLHDIARRTARAADEKGYLDLGAAPFEPASPEEAHAAFLDGNTVPRMLATAMLVEALSEREQAAISVRNGLAVVVEVAHPEMVAPVADALRTAGTFSEILQRSGGNRSQDRPDHGCDKVANLLGAGANVAGVSPSPTRYLPSTLTAAADMHLTLGAPTPRAVRSIIGLVTGRRPRKLPPLAGLTFLDVCAAIRRNSSAAACTKRLSVMAATKLAVVATNDAPPLEQMHGLGEAREWGLALAAAVEEWRSGRPWESLPDKSVVIGGPPGTGKTSFCVSLARSLKLPLHITSASAWFSANGGYLGDVIAAINSAFTNASANGPAVLFIDELDAVPNRDTLDSRHQSFWTPAVTALLLALDSAASSSANLVVVGATNYPDRLDPALVRPGRLNRVLNIRMPDADAIIGILRQHLGDALPEADLTPFGILGGGASGADIAGWARAAKAAARSAGRAVAMDDVVRQVCPPETRPPETVRAIARHEASHAVLGVVTATGELELVTVVERGSFAGCTNVRLQNPAMMTSAQVDALAVTQLAGRAADEIWGEPTSGAGGERWSDLAVATELLATKAASWGLSGSILYRGDRTEAQALIRADGKFREGVERDLNRLYARALRLVRENKDRIERVTDRLVERRVLGGAEVRAIIADTPPTPVHEARDTAGGLHA; this comes from the coding sequence ATGACACCCAAGAAGACGCCCGCACATACGCTTCACGACATCGCCCGGCGCACCGCCCGCGCAGCCGACGAAAAGGGCTACCTCGACCTCGGCGCGGCACCTTTCGAGCCCGCCTCGCCCGAGGAGGCCCATGCCGCATTCCTGGACGGTAACACCGTCCCCCGGATGCTCGCCACCGCGATGCTGGTGGAGGCTCTGTCCGAGCGCGAACAGGCCGCCATCAGCGTCCGCAACGGCCTCGCCGTCGTGGTCGAGGTCGCCCATCCCGAGATGGTCGCGCCGGTCGCCGACGCCCTCCGCACGGCAGGGACGTTCTCCGAAATCCTGCAGCGCTCGGGCGGCAACAGATCGCAGGATCGACCGGACCACGGTTGCGACAAGGTGGCCAACCTGCTCGGGGCCGGCGCCAACGTGGCCGGCGTCTCCCCGTCGCCCACGCGCTACCTGCCCTCGACACTGACGGCCGCCGCAGACATGCACCTGACCCTCGGCGCTCCCACGCCCAGGGCGGTCAGGTCGATCATCGGGCTCGTCACCGGCCGCCGGCCCCGGAAGCTGCCGCCGCTCGCCGGCCTGACCTTCCTCGACGTCTGCGCCGCCATCCGCCGCAACTCCTCTGCCGCGGCTTGCACGAAGCGGCTCTCGGTGATGGCCGCCACCAAGCTGGCCGTCGTCGCCACGAACGACGCCCCGCCGCTGGAGCAGATGCACGGGCTCGGCGAGGCCAGGGAGTGGGGGCTGGCGCTCGCCGCCGCGGTCGAGGAATGGCGCTCGGGGAGGCCCTGGGAGAGCCTACCCGACAAGTCCGTGGTAATCGGGGGCCCCCCGGGGACCGGCAAGACCAGCTTCTGCGTAAGCCTTGCCAGGAGTCTAAAGCTACCCCTTCACATCACCAGTGCTTCAGCATGGTTCAGCGCCAACGGCGGGTATCTCGGGGACGTGATCGCAGCCATCAACTCGGCGTTCACGAACGCCTCCGCCAACGGGCCCGCGGTCCTGTTCATCGACGAGCTCGATGCCGTCCCGAACCGAGATACCCTGGATAGCCGGCACCAAAGTTTTTGGACCCCCGCGGTGACGGCCCTGCTGCTGGCCCTGGACTCCGCGGCGTCGAGCAGCGCCAACCTCGTCGTGGTCGGAGCGACGAACTATCCTGACCGCCTGGACCCGGCACTCGTCCGTCCCGGCCGCCTGAACCGCGTCCTGAACATCCGCATGCCGGACGCCGACGCCATCATCGGCATCCTTCGGCAGCACCTGGGCGACGCGCTCCCGGAAGCCGACCTGACCCCGTTCGGCATCCTCGGTGGCGGTGCCAGCGGTGCGGACATCGCCGGTTGGGCTAGGGCCGCCAAGGCGGCGGCCCGCTCCGCCGGCCGCGCGGTCGCGATGGACGACGTCGTCCGCCAGGTCTGCCCGCCCGAGACGCGCCCGCCGGAGACCGTCCGGGCCATCGCACGCCACGAGGCGAGCCACGCCGTTCTCGGGGTGGTGACCGCCACGGGCGAGCTTGAGCTCGTGACCGTCGTCGAGCGTGGCTCGTTCGCCGGCTGCACGAACGTGCGCCTGCAAAACCCCGCCATGATGACTTCCGCGCAGGTGGACGCCCTGGCGGTGACCCAACTCGCCGGCAGGGCGGCCGACGAGATCTGGGGCGAGCCGACCTCCGGCGCCGGCGGAGAGCGGTGGAGCGACCTCGCCGTCGCCACCGAGCTCCTCGCGACGAAGGCCGCTTCCTGGGGGCTCTCGGGCTCGATCCTGTACCGAGGCGACCGGACGGAGGCGCAGGCCCTGATCCGCGCCGACGGCAAGTTTAGGGAAGGGGTCGAACGTGACCTGAACCGCCTCTACGCCCGGGCTCTTCGCCTGGTCCGCGAGAACAAGGACCGCATCGAGCGCGTCACCGACCGGCTGGTCGAGCGCCGCGTCCTCGGCGGGGCGGAGGTGCGCGCGATCATCGCCGACACCCCGCCGACGCCCGTCCACGAGGCCAGGGACACGGCGGGAGGCCTCCATGCCTGA
- a CDS encoding metallophosphoesterase: MSHRVLWSSDHHFGHRALLGERMSTRRPFASIEEHDETLIANWNAAVGPEDTVWHLGDFCYRCSEDYARSVFGRLRGRRRFLVRGNHDKIGARLPWDDVVDVARVVVQQPDGTPQGVWLSHYAHRVWPRMHRGDLHFYGHSHGTLPGTAASTDVGVDCFGFRPVTIDEIRTRLAENAQATAGAP, from the coding sequence ATGTCACACAGAGTTCTGTGGTCCAGTGACCACCATTTCGGCCACCGCGCCCTGCTGGGCGAACGGATGTCCACGCGTCGCCCGTTCGCCTCCATCGAGGAGCACGACGAGACGCTGATCGCGAACTGGAACGCCGCGGTGGGCCCAGAGGACACCGTCTGGCACCTTGGCGATTTCTGCTACCGCTGCAGCGAGGACTACGCCCGCTCCGTGTTCGGCCGTCTGAGAGGACGCCGCCGTTTCCTCGTGCGTGGCAATCACGACAAGATCGGCGCCCGCCTGCCCTGGGACGATGTGGTCGACGTCGCTCGGGTCGTCGTCCAGCAACCGGACGGCACACCCCAAGGCGTTTGGCTGAGCCACTACGCCCACCGAGTATGGCCGCGCATGCACCGCGGCGACCTGCATTTCTACGGGCACTCACATGGCACCCTGCCGGGCACAGCCGCCAGCACCGACGTTGGCGTCGATTGTTTCGGCTTCCGACCCGTCACCATCGACGAGATCCGGACCCGGCTGGCCGAGAACGCCCAGGCCACGGCTGGCGCACCGTGA